A window from Calditerrivibrio sp. encodes these proteins:
- a CDS encoding acyl-CoA thioesterase, with translation MITYVNVRTEHLNHHGYLFGGIMLKWVDEFAWMTASLDFTHCTMVTVAMNDIVFKHRVKNGAILRFVIKPYKKGITSITYSVTVYADEPGADEEIEVFATKITFVRIDEKGKAIPLPIKETLRSEID, from the coding sequence ATGATTACCTATGTGAATGTCCGCACGGAGCATTTAAACCATCATGGTTACCTTTTTGGTGGCATTATGTTAAAATGGGTGGATGAGTTTGCCTGGATGACAGCTTCATTGGATTTTACTCATTGTACGATGGTTACTGTGGCGATGAATGATATCGTTTTCAAGCATAGAGTAAAAAATGGTGCTATCCTCCGGTTTGTCATTAAACCTTATAAAAAGGGGATTACGTCGATCACTTATAGTGTTACAGTTTACGCCGATGAACCCGGAGCTGATGAAGAGATTGAGGTTTTTGCCACTAAGATAACCTTCGTCAGGATAGATGAAAAGGGGAAAGCTATACCTCTACCCATTAAAGAAACATTACGTAGTGAAATAGATTAA
- a CDS encoding flagella basal body P-ring formation protein FlgA translates to MRWFLLLFMIFSLDLFADSIYQIDKGCFNLRDIDSNWPDKNILCELNFGEERKISASLLKQYLPKNEHDKISNINFIMIRRKGVEISEDHLKMLLEDRLRKKFPDYRIEVVKLNSGVKIFAKDKDELVIELPEKGFGALYVTVNNGVKSYKVYSYIRAYTKGYISTDKISKDEDISEKIKLVDVEVSNNDDLYQNDFKAVANQNIPKNRIITKKMLRAMPDKSKGDKVMIVYNNGLIHLESEGILLENAYNNQKVSVKSVLSEKTLYGIFQNGVVVVN, encoded by the coding sequence ATGAGATGGTTTTTGCTGCTTTTTATGATCTTTTCTCTGGATCTTTTTGCTGATAGTATTTATCAGATAGATAAGGGTTGTTTTAACCTCAGGGATATAGACTCAAATTGGCCTGATAAAAATATTTTGTGTGAACTAAATTTTGGTGAAGAAAGGAAGATTTCAGCCTCACTGTTGAAACAGTATTTGCCGAAAAATGAACACGATAAGATCTCTAATATCAATTTTATAATGATCAGAAGAAAAGGAGTTGAGATATCTGAAGATCATTTAAAAATGCTTTTAGAGGATAGATTGAGGAAAAAATTTCCTGATTATAGAATCGAAGTTGTCAAGCTAAATAGTGGTGTTAAAATTTTTGCTAAGGATAAGGATGAGCTTGTTATTGAGCTACCTGAAAAAGGTTTTGGCGCTCTTTATGTTACTGTGAATAATGGTGTAAAAAGTTATAAAGTGTATTCATATATAAGAGCTTACACAAAGGGGTATATTTCTACAGATAAAATTTCTAAGGATGAGGATATTTCTGAGAAGATAAAGCTTGTTGACGTTGAAGTGTCGAATAACGATGATCTTTATCAAAACGATTTTAAAGCTGTTGCCAATCAGAATATACCTAAGAATAGAATTATTACCAAAAAGATGTTAAGGGCAATGCCCGATAAAAGTAAAGGGGATAAGGTTATGATCGTTTACAACAATGGTTTGATACATTTAGAGTCTGAAGGTATTTTGCTGGAGAATGCTTATAACAACCAAAAAGTTTCTGTGAAAAGTGTGTTGTCAGAGAAAACCTTGTATGGTATATTTCAAAATGGGGTAGTTGTAGTGAACTAA
- the flgG gene encoding flagellar basal-body rod protein FlgG, with product MFRALWTAASGMTAQQTNIDNIANNLANVNNIGFKKTRIHFEDLLYQEIRPAGGPTAAGINHPTGIQIGLGSKVVATEKIFGQGNFQQTGNQLDLAIEGDGFFQVTLPDGTIGYTRNGSFKLDANGNIVTAEGYLLEPAIAVPENATSIIVGQDGTVSVTIPGDVNPTELGTIELARFINPAGLKSIGRNLYQTTAASGEPVTGAPGADAFGTVVQGILEMSNVNVAEEMVNMITGQRAYELNSKAIQTSDEMLQVVNNLKR from the coding sequence ATGTTTAGAGCTTTATGGACAGCTGCAAGTGGTATGACAGCCCAGCAAACAAACATCGATAATATAGCAAACAATTTGGCCAACGTAAACAATATTGGTTTTAAGAAGACGAGAATCCATTTTGAGGATCTGCTTTATCAGGAGATAAGACCAGCTGGAGGGCCTACTGCTGCTGGAATTAATCATCCTACTGGGATACAAATAGGGCTTGGGTCTAAGGTAGTTGCTACTGAAAAGATATTTGGTCAAGGTAATTTTCAGCAGACTGGTAATCAATTAGACCTGGCTATAGAAGGGGATGGCTTTTTTCAGGTGACACTCCCAGATGGAACAATAGGATACACGAGAAATGGTTCTTTTAAACTGGATGCAAATGGCAATATAGTGACCGCAGAGGGTTATCTTTTGGAGCCGGCTATAGCTGTGCCAGAAAATGCCACTTCCATAATAGTTGGGCAGGATGGTACGGTGTCTGTGACTATCCCAGGAGATGTTAATCCCACTGAGCTGGGTACCATAGAGCTTGCAAGATTTATAAATCCAGCTGGCTTGAAAAGCATTGGTCGTAATCTGTATCAAACTACAGCGGCAAGTGGAGAGCCTGTTACTGGTGCTCCAGGTGCTGATGCTTTTGGGACTGTTGTTCAAGGTATCCTTGAGATGAGCAATGTCAATGTGGCTGAGGAGATGGTTAATATGATAACAGGGCAGAGGGCTTACGAACTCAACTCTAAAGCTATTCAGACAAGTGATGAGATGCTTCAGGTGGTAAATAATCTTAAAAGGTAG
- the flgF gene encoding flagellar basal-body rod protein FlgF: MLNGLYVAASGMMMQEKIVSAVSNNLANVHTNGYKQDGYTFKNYVAKATEYPENIIRASLYNQTINKTVQLDKNYLDLSAGAIYQTGNKLDIALNNPDAFFVVETPFGIRFTRDGAFSLNSNNELVNSSGYRVLSNNNQPIQLTGSNIIFLSTGEIMVDGVQLDRLNIVSFEDKTKLQKTGRNLFAAIDTLPVEEANPLLMQGYLEGSNVNAVKEMVKLIEAHRGFETYQKVILTIDQLNEKASNEIARIA; encoded by the coding sequence ATGTTAAATGGACTGTATGTGGCAGCTTCTGGTATGATGATGCAGGAAAAGATTGTGAGTGCTGTTTCAAACAATTTGGCAAATGTACATACGAATGGTTATAAGCAGGATGGGTATACCTTTAAAAACTATGTGGCAAAAGCTACTGAATATCCTGAGAATATTATAAGGGCTTCTCTATACAACCAAACGATAAATAAAACAGTTCAACTGGATAAAAACTATTTAGATCTTTCTGCTGGAGCTATTTATCAAACTGGTAACAAACTGGATATTGCATTAAACAATCCAGATGCATTCTTTGTAGTGGAAACACCTTTTGGTATAAGATTTACCCGTGATGGGGCCTTTTCCCTTAACAGTAACAACGAACTGGTAAACAGTAGTGGTTACAGGGTATTATCAAATAATAATCAACCTATACAATTGACGGGTAGTAATATCATTTTTCTTTCTACCGGTGAGATTATGGTTGATGGCGTTCAGCTTGATAGGCTAAATATCGTATCTTTTGAAGATAAAACAAAACTACAGAAGACAGGGCGTAACCTTTTTGCTGCTATTGATACCTTACCTGTTGAAGAGGCCAACCCTTTGCTTATGCAGGGTTATCTTGAAGGTAGTAATGTTAATGCGGTAAAAGAGATGGTTAAGTTAATAGAGGCCCATAGAGGCTTTGAGACCTATCAAAAGGTAATACTTACCATTGATCAATTAAATGAGAAAGCTTCAAACGAGATAGCAAGAATAGCTTAG
- a CDS encoding penicillin-binding protein activator LpoB translates to MPPNNKEVLHLKNLAILPFYWPYGKEFAAKIEAMIMNKNVTDGKVYYKLVERAEIKKVVDEMSFSSSYFVNQDTAINIGRMLGAQGIMVGTISGAAVQDNPYSEKRVRCGQYQNNVVKGPNGPVTIPVCVRWDPY, encoded by the coding sequence ATGCCTCCAAATAATAAAGAGGTTTTACATCTGAAAAATCTTGCAATTTTACCTTTTTATTGGCCGTATGGTAAAGAATTTGCTGCTAAAATTGAAGCGATGATAATGAATAAAAATGTAACTGATGGAAAAGTATATTACAAACTTGTTGAGCGAGCTGAAATTAAGAAGGTTGTTGATGAAATGAGTTTTTCGTCGAGTTATTTTGTGAACCAAGATACTGCAATAAATATTGGTAGAATGTTAGGGGCACAAGGGATCATGGTTGGTACAATAAGTGGTGCTGCCGTTCAAGACAACCCTTATTCAGAGAAAAGGGTGAGATGTGGACAATATCAAAATAATGTTGTAAAGGGGCCTAATGGCCCTGTAACTATTCCAGTATGTGTTAGATGGGATCCATATTAA